In one window of Corynebacterium mycetoides DNA:
- the cmtR gene encoding Cd(II)/Pb(II)-sensing metalloregulatory transcriptional regulator CmtR, whose amino-acid sequence MLTIASRLDVMNRLGRAMADPTRSRILLSLLDAPNYPAQLARELGLTRSNVSNHLTCLRDCGIVVAEPEGRRTRYDIADAHLAQALTALLETTLAVDEDAACLDPQCPVAGCCDTDGGQQS is encoded by the coding sequence ATGCTGACCATTGCTTCCCGTCTCGATGTGATGAACCGCCTGGGTCGTGCCATGGCCGATCCCACGCGGTCCCGGATTCTGTTGTCCCTGCTCGATGCCCCGAACTATCCGGCGCAACTGGCCCGGGAACTAGGGTTGACGCGCTCAAACGTCTCCAATCACCTGACGTGCCTGCGGGACTGCGGGATCGTGGTCGCCGAGCCAGAGGGGCGGCGCACCCGCTATGACATTGCTGATGCCCACCTGGCTCAGGCCTTGACCGCTCTGCTGGAGACCACCCTCGCCGTCGATGAGGACGCCGCCTGCCTGGACCCGCAGTGCCCGGTTGCCGGTTGCTGCGATACGGACGGAGGCCAGCAGTCATGA
- a CDS encoding copper resistance CopC family protein gives MLPRRVIAAVVAVGALSVVATPAALAHDSVIGGNPADGEVVEEFPRSIELEFSGLPQEGFSTVAITDQDSGDLLFSGEPTIKDRLVTLDLPADISGGPGDYTVGFQILSSDGHATRSSTTFTVAGDAAAATTGDAEPVEETPAAENTAEEDTSGWSDLIVPTLVGLAVFGAIAGAGVLVVRRRDAR, from the coding sequence ATGCTCCCTCGTCGTGTCATCGCCGCTGTGGTGGCGGTCGGTGCCCTGAGTGTCGTAGCCACCCCGGCTGCCCTTGCGCATGACTCGGTGATCGGTGGCAATCCCGCGGACGGTGAGGTGGTCGAGGAGTTCCCGCGCAGCATCGAACTGGAGTTCTCGGGGCTTCCCCAGGAGGGTTTCAGCACCGTGGCCATCACCGATCAGGATTCCGGTGACCTCCTGTTCAGTGGTGAGCCGACCATCAAGGATCGACTGGTGACCCTCGACCTGCCGGCGGATATCAGTGGTGGACCAGGCGACTACACCGTGGGCTTCCAGATCCTCTCCTCCGACGGCCACGCCACCCGCAGCTCAACCACCTTCACCGTCGCCGGCGACGCGGCCGCTGCCACCACGGGTGACGCCGAGCCGGTGGAGGAGACCCCCGCTGCCGAGAACACCGCCGAGGAAGACACCTCCGGATGGAGCGATCTGATAGTCCCGACCCTCGTGGGACTGGCCGTCTTCGGGGCCATCGCCGGTGCCGGTGTCCTGGTCGTCCGACGTCGTGACGCGCGTTAA
- a CDS encoding bifunctional copper resistance protein CopD/cytochrome c oxidase assembly protein — MTHPVNDTPTATDTTAGKTPTIGSRPQERVRPTWPLYLLFLAVAGAVGGTVAYSFLGESLAALGIPNPGIATTFGLPFFRAVGWMLAALSAGSFLFSAFLISPRLPGGDNDRLHQASLSVDGHLASRTGAVAALCFGLVALLMIPLVISDVSGTPLAQTLGMEALVVALQQVAMAQVWLIVALIALVTGLTGMMNRAWITQPLLLLGAILMVVPLGLTGHSSSGGNHDHGTNSYLWHLIFLVIWVGGLMALLAHGRRLGPDLDIALRRYSTIALVSIIVMAMSGLVNAAIRIELTDLLTTRYGLIIVAKTIGVIILGVFGWIHRAWVIPQVQANPADRRLFRQVAIVEVLVMAAVTGIAITMGRTPPPPPRIPNLSQMATKLGYELSEKPTILNVWGMWRFDLLFGALALLLAVGYLAAVWRTRQAGHTWSSTPTAWWLAGCVTLLVTMSSGIGLNMPAVFSVHMVGHIILSLVIPIFLVLGAPLTLLMTAFAPGAPGRPNIHDWVRAFTRSRLVGVITHPVVNTLQFLVFFYVMYLFIPLYELLISKYAGQLIMNAVLLVSGCFYVWGMLGPDPIPRRRPATIRLGWLVASLPVHLLVGVYLLRLDTILGEEFYRSLLLPWELDLLADQRTAVLAWATGVVPLAVVALLLIGQWPGTVGKTTGNEEKTTTGSNAENENHTAFLGPTADGKTPTSDHGIRTTDQP; from the coding sequence ATGACCCACCCGGTAAATGACACCCCCACTGCCACGGATACGACCGCAGGGAAGACCCCCACCATCGGGAGCCGGCCTCAGGAGCGGGTACGCCCCACGTGGCCGTTGTACTTGCTCTTTCTCGCCGTCGCCGGTGCAGTCGGCGGGACGGTTGCCTACAGCTTCCTCGGCGAATCCCTCGCGGCCTTGGGGATCCCCAACCCGGGCATCGCGACCACCTTCGGGTTGCCGTTTTTCCGCGCGGTCGGTTGGATGCTCGCTGCCCTGTCGGCCGGTTCTTTCCTGTTCTCCGCTTTCCTCATCTCCCCACGGTTGCCCGGCGGTGATAACGACCGCCTGCACCAGGCCTCGTTGAGTGTGGACGGGCACCTGGCCTCGCGTACCGGTGCAGTCGCGGCCCTCTGCTTTGGGCTTGTTGCGTTATTGATGATCCCGCTGGTGATCTCGGATGTCTCCGGCACACCCCTGGCCCAGACACTGGGAATGGAAGCCCTGGTGGTGGCCCTCCAACAGGTGGCCATGGCCCAGGTGTGGCTGATCGTGGCCCTTATTGCCCTGGTCACCGGACTTACAGGCATGATGAACCGGGCGTGGATCACCCAACCCCTGCTCCTGCTCGGGGCGATTCTCATGGTCGTCCCTCTGGGCCTGACGGGACACTCTTCCTCGGGTGGTAACCACGACCACGGCACCAACTCCTACCTGTGGCACCTGATCTTCCTGGTCATCTGGGTCGGCGGGCTCATGGCCCTGCTCGCCCACGGGCGTCGCCTGGGACCTGACCTGGATATTGCGTTGCGTCGCTATTCGACGATCGCCCTGGTCTCCATCATCGTCATGGCCATGTCCGGGCTGGTCAACGCCGCCATCCGCATCGAGCTGACGGATCTGTTGACCACCCGTTACGGGTTGATCATCGTGGCCAAGACCATCGGCGTGATTATCCTCGGTGTCTTCGGGTGGATCCACCGGGCGTGGGTCATTCCGCAGGTGCAGGCCAACCCCGCTGATCGCCGCCTGTTCCGCCAGGTCGCCATCGTCGAGGTGCTTGTCATGGCGGCGGTCACCGGTATCGCCATCACCATGGGGCGCACCCCGCCGCCCCCACCGCGCATCCCGAACCTCTCGCAGATGGCCACCAAGCTCGGCTACGAGCTGTCCGAGAAGCCCACCATCCTCAACGTGTGGGGCATGTGGCGCTTTGACCTGCTGTTTGGTGCCCTCGCCCTGCTGCTGGCCGTCGGCTATCTGGCCGCTGTGTGGCGCACCCGCCAGGCAGGTCACACCTGGTCGAGTACCCCCACCGCCTGGTGGTTGGCCGGATGTGTGACCCTGCTGGTGACGATGAGCTCCGGGATCGGGCTGAATATGCCCGCGGTCTTCTCGGTGCACATGGTCGGCCACATAATCTTGTCGCTGGTCATCCCCATCTTCCTGGTGCTGGGTGCCCCGCTGACCCTGCTGATGACCGCCTTCGCCCCGGGGGCCCCGGGTAGGCCGAATATCCACGACTGGGTGCGCGCCTTCACCCGCAGCCGGTTGGTGGGGGTGATCACCCATCCGGTGGTCAACACCCTGCAGTTCCTGGTGTTCTTCTACGTCATGTACCTGTTCATCCCGCTTTATGAGCTGCTGATCTCCAAGTACGCGGGGCAGCTGATCATGAACGCCGTGCTCCTGGTCTCCGGTTGCTTCTACGTCTGGGGGATGCTCGGACCCGACCCGATCCCGCGCCGGCGCCCGGCCACCATCCGCCTGGGGTGGCTGGTTGCCTCCCTGCCTGTCCACCTGCTCGTCGGGGTCTATCTCCTGCGCCTGGACACGATTCTGGGCGAGGAGTTCTACCGCTCCCTGCTCCTGCCCTGGGAGCTCGATCTGCTCGCCGACCAACGCACCGCCGTCCTGGCCTGGGCCACAGGTGTGGTCCCACTGGCCGTCGTCGCCCTCCTGCTCATCGGCCAATGGCCGGGCACGGTCGGGAAAACCACGGGCAACGAGGAAAAGACCACCACCGGTAGCAACGCCGAGAACGAAAACCACACCGCATTCCTCGGCCCCACCGCGGACGGTAAGACCCCCACGTCCGACCACGGCATCCGGACAACCGACCAGCCTTAA
- a CDS encoding M23 family metallopeptidase, with protein sequence MLMKAQRSAGGKHRKIPTSQTKSRVALVAVATGAVSSAGIGGAAAATLQTQAEASISPQDTVGGVQLATNDTALPPDTTETAPQILTISEYKPVTNINEQLDKAVEYAAERTEAARAEAARLEAERIEAERLANASSVVKPTEGTFTSGFGMRWGSLHAGLDIANVVGTPILAAMGGTVIDSGPASGFGQWIRIQHDDGSIAVYGHMETLDVSVGEQVTAGQKIAGMGNRGFSTGSHLHFELYPTGSGAVDPAPWFAQHGITF encoded by the coding sequence ATGCTCATGAAGGCCCAGCGATCAGCCGGAGGAAAACACCGCAAGATCCCCACCTCGCAAACCAAGAGCCGCGTAGCCCTGGTGGCCGTGGCCACGGGAGCGGTCTCGTCCGCGGGTATCGGGGGTGCCGCCGCCGCCACGCTGCAGACCCAGGCTGAAGCCTCGATCTCCCCGCAGGACACTGTCGGTGGCGTGCAGTTGGCCACCAATGACACCGCGCTGCCCCCGGACACGACGGAGACGGCCCCGCAGATCCTGACGATCTCAGAGTATAAGCCGGTAACCAATATCAACGAGCAGTTGGACAAGGCGGTTGAGTACGCCGCCGAGCGCACCGAGGCCGCCCGCGCTGAGGCCGCACGTCTGGAAGCAGAACGCATTGAGGCAGAACGCCTGGCCAACGCCTCATCCGTGGTCAAACCCACTGAAGGCACCTTCACCTCCGGTTTCGGTATGCGCTGGGGCAGCCTCCACGCAGGACTAGACATCGCCAACGTCGTGGGCACCCCAATTCTTGCGGCCATGGGTGGCACCGTCATCGACTCCGGACCGGCTTCCGGTTTCGGCCAGTGGATCCGCATCCAGCACGATGACGGCTCCATTGCCGTCTACGGCCACATGGAAACCCTCGATGTCAGCGTGGGTGAGCAGGTCACCGCCGGCCAGAAGATCGCCGGCATGGGCAACCGAGGTTTCTCCACCGGTTCCCACCTGCATTTTGAGCTCTACCCGACCGGCAGCGGCGCCGTCGACCCCGCCCCCTGGTTCGCCCAGCACGGCATCACCTTCTAA
- a CDS encoding thioredoxin domain-containing protein → MSTPTNRTTSTRPSGNWRKAQIIVWALLAIVVIAGIVAFFLGRSDSASAPAPETVASDAGQVVRDNSRVLSQAPNEKAVLVEFLDFECEACRAAYPFVEELRAEYSDTVTFVNRYFPLPGHRNSMPAAVAVEAAAQQGQYEAMYHRMFETQSEWGESAEDNSAVFRGFAEDLGLDMAAFDAAVADPATEERVRLDVADGTALGVRGTPTFFLDGQLLTPDSLEQFRAEVDAAAAD, encoded by the coding sequence GTGAGCACCCCCACCAACCGCACCACCTCCACCCGGCCCTCCGGGAATTGGAGAAAAGCCCAGATCATTGTCTGGGCGTTATTGGCAATCGTCGTCATCGCCGGGATCGTCGCCTTTTTCCTCGGCCGATCCGACTCCGCTTCTGCGCCCGCCCCGGAAACCGTGGCCAGTGATGCGGGGCAGGTGGTCCGGGACAACAGTCGGGTGCTGTCCCAGGCGCCGAACGAGAAGGCCGTGCTGGTGGAGTTCCTCGACTTCGAGTGCGAGGCCTGCCGGGCGGCTTACCCCTTCGTGGAGGAACTGCGTGCGGAGTACTCCGACACCGTCACCTTCGTCAACCGTTACTTCCCGCTGCCGGGTCACCGCAACTCCATGCCCGCTGCCGTGGCTGTGGAGGCTGCCGCCCAGCAGGGCCAGTACGAAGCGATGTACCACCGGATGTTTGAGACCCAGTCTGAGTGGGGTGAGTCCGCCGAGGACAACAGTGCGGTCTTCCGCGGCTTCGCCGAGGACCTGGGTCTGGACATGGCCGCCTTTGACGCCGCTGTGGCCGATCCGGCCACCGAGGAACGGGTCCGACTCGATGTGGCTGACGGCACGGCCCTGGGTGTGCGCGGCACCCCGACCTTCTTCCTCGACGGTCAGCTCCTGACCCCGGACTCCCTGGAGCAGTTCCGGGCCGAGGTCGACGCGGCCGCCGCCGACTAA
- a CDS encoding vitamin K epoxide reductase family protein yields MTHPATADDNEVLVTETNDDTFLPVFARQRPFALILLVTGVIGWVASGILVLERLALYEDAEHVTTCDINALVSCGKVMGTWQSELFGFPNPLIGIVAFAVVITTAMAMLSGARFADWYWGGLQAGVTVGLLFIIWLWYQALFVIHILCLYCMVVWAMMVPLFILLTVRNLAHGLFPASPAVVRFASQWAGTLIAVVYVAVAASVFFSFYSDFTTL; encoded by the coding sequence ATGACGCACCCAGCCACCGCCGACGACAATGAGGTTCTTGTGACCGAGACGAACGACGACACCTTCCTGCCGGTCTTTGCCCGCCAGCGTCCTTTCGCCCTCATCCTGCTGGTCACCGGCGTGATCGGCTGGGTGGCCTCCGGCATCCTGGTGCTTGAACGCCTGGCCCTCTACGAGGACGCCGAGCATGTCACCACCTGTGACATCAACGCCCTGGTCTCCTGCGGAAAAGTGATGGGAACCTGGCAGTCCGAACTCTTCGGCTTCCCCAACCCGTTGATCGGCATCGTCGCCTTCGCCGTGGTCATCACCACCGCGATGGCCATGCTGTCGGGGGCACGCTTCGCCGACTGGTACTGGGGAGGTCTGCAGGCGGGTGTGACCGTGGGCCTGCTGTTCATCATCTGGCTGTGGTACCAGGCGCTGTTCGTCATCCATATTTTGTGCCTGTACTGCATGGTGGTGTGGGCGATGATGGTCCCGCTGTTTATCCTGCTCACAGTACGCAACCTCGCCCACGGCCTCTTCCCCGCCTCGCCTGCTGTGGTGCGGTTTGCCTCCCAGTGGGCAGGCACCCTGATCGCCGTGGTGTACGTCGCTGTGGCCGCCTCGGTGTTTTTCAGCTTCTACTCCGATTTCACCACCCTTTGA
- a CDS encoding IS3 family transposase, whose protein sequence is MDFLRTHRHLYSIERMCRVLNEHEYAISPATFYRFQARGFGPTPAELDEAYTAHRLFELWRANRRVYGRRKLWKAAHRAGWNIGRDQVQRLMNILGIAGVL, encoded by the coding sequence GTGGACTTCCTCCGCACTCACCGGCACCTGTATTCCATCGAGCGGATGTGCCGCGTGCTCAACGAGCATGAATACGCTATTTCACCAGCAACGTTCTACCGCTTCCAGGCCCGTGGTTTCGGGCCCACCCCTGCCGAGCTGGACGAGGCTTACACCGCGCACCGGCTCTTTGAGCTGTGGCGGGCCAATCGGCGGGTCTACGGGCGACGAAAACTATGGAAAGCCGCCCACCGGGCAGGCTGGAACATCGGCCGTGACCAGGTGCAACGCCTCATGAATATCCTTGGAATCGCGGGTGTACTCTGA
- a CDS encoding IS3 family transposase, translating to MVETCQSVPRRSAEHWRVGRRRTEASAAREQRAAQGKRDLEDRFSFFRSGTRPSHQKMIEYIDTYRDRFGVEAICRTLRQTECGFITSRGYRAAKTRAPSARSLSDALLIPELVKVFEDNFSVYGVRKMWKAMQRAGWDIGRDQTARLMKLAGIQGRRRGRTPITTLRADVPDCRPDLVNRDFTASAPHRLWVADITYVRTLSGFAYTAFITDAYSRKIVGVATRASMRTDELPLEAFEHALYHAGDLRAEGLVHHSDRGSQYVSIRYSEVLAQAGIDPSVGTVGDSYDNALAETVNGLYKTELIYPHRPWASVGEVEIATLRWVYWWNNHRLHESLGYITPQEMEDAYYQQSHAHPLGVQ from the coding sequence CTGGTTGAAACCTGTCAAAGCGTCCCCCGACGTTCAGCGGAGCACTGGCGAGTCGGTCGACGACGAACTGAAGCGTCTGCGGCAAGAGAACAAAGAGCTGCGCAGGGCAAACGAGATCTTGAAGACCGCTTCAGCTTTTTTCGCAGCGGAACTCGACCGTCCCACCAGAAGATGATCGAATACATCGACACGTATCGCGATCGCTTCGGGGTCGAGGCCATCTGTCGCACGTTAAGGCAGACAGAATGTGGGTTTATCACCTCTCGTGGCTACCGAGCAGCGAAAACACGAGCCCCGTCGGCCAGGAGCTTGTCAGACGCGCTGCTTATCCCCGAATTGGTGAAAGTCTTCGAGGACAACTTCAGCGTGTACGGGGTACGCAAGATGTGGAAGGCCATGCAGCGCGCCGGCTGGGACATCGGTCGTGATCAGACGGCACGGTTGATGAAACTCGCCGGCATCCAAGGCCGCAGAAGGGGCCGCACTCCGATCACAACGCTTCGGGCTGATGTCCCGGATTGTCGTCCTGATCTGGTCAATCGTGACTTCACCGCGTCAGCGCCGCACCGGCTGTGGGTCGCTGACATCACCTACGTGCGTACCCTGTCGGGGTTTGCGTACACCGCGTTCATCACCGATGCGTACTCCCGCAAGATTGTCGGGGTTGCCACCAGGGCGAGCATGCGCACCGATGAGCTGCCTCTTGAGGCTTTTGAGCATGCTCTTTATCACGCAGGTGATCTCCGTGCTGAAGGACTTGTCCATCACAGCGATCGCGGCTCGCAGTACGTGTCCATTCGTTACAGTGAGGTGCTTGCTCAAGCTGGGATTGATCCGTCCGTTGGCACCGTCGGCGATTCCTACGACAACGCGTTGGCGGAAACGGTCAACGGTCTATACAAGACCGAGCTGATCTATCCCCACCGGCCGTGGGCGTCGGTTGGGGAAGTCGAGATCGCGACCCTTCGCTGGGTGTACTGGTGGAATAACCATCGCCTGCACGAGTCATTGGGATACATCACTCCACAAGAGATGGAAGACGCCTACTATCAACAATCACACGCCCACCCGTTGGGCGTTCAATAA
- a CDS encoding MMPL family transporter — protein MPPSLIRSLRWLSLVLIGLAAFLISLSPIEAPQSATAMLPDGFDSTRVAAERGESGDESAAAIVLYTGLTSESFGELQRKASELGGPLVPNAAIDAAIVPVEVTSESLSDNVDAVSQLRERASADLPAGVESQVTGPAAISADLSGVFSGANFKLLTVTAVIVAVLLVFTYRSPILWVIPLLVIGVADRLVAAMYPRFLDLMGMQWNDSTGGILSVLVFGAGTNYALLLISRYRDELTHHDDRFEAMSRAWLPTVKTICASALTVILGVLCLLFSQTPTTRALGAAAAFGVTVALLFGAFVLPGVLVLFGRWIFWPRAPRIEERVEHRLFDRVGGFVHARPATILATALAALGVMSLGTLQVTTGLTQSDQFIDKPESISAAEALGEKFPDASATPAVVSTDFPDEATAALEAAGLSVTPAEGSLEVSGGDTEQVRRALDGIDASVGGPDAELFDTETAAGEDRRVIFPAVLLLILLSLIVILRSLAAPLVMTASVLLTNVAALGLGWWVSHHIFGFERFDSSTPLYAFVFLVALGIDYTIFLVTRAREESEEYGTPEAILRALSSTGGVITSAGILLAAVFAALGVLPLVVLAQIGIVICLGVLLDTLVVRTLVVPAAVQLLGERFWWPARNHSAPRGR, from the coding sequence GTGCCGCCGTCCCTTATCCGCTCACTGCGCTGGTTGTCGCTAGTTTTGATTGGCCTAGCTGCGTTCCTTATTTCCCTCAGTCCGATAGAGGCGCCGCAGTCGGCCACCGCGATGCTTCCAGATGGATTCGACTCCACCCGCGTCGCAGCAGAGCGCGGTGAGAGCGGCGACGAATCCGCAGCAGCGATCGTGCTCTATACCGGGCTAACCTCTGAGTCCTTCGGTGAACTGCAGCGGAAAGCCAGTGAGCTGGGCGGGCCCTTGGTTCCCAACGCGGCGATCGATGCCGCGATCGTGCCCGTGGAGGTAACATCTGAATCACTCAGTGACAACGTCGACGCGGTCAGCCAGCTGCGTGAACGCGCTTCTGCTGATCTGCCAGCTGGTGTCGAATCTCAGGTTACGGGCCCGGCTGCCATCAGCGCCGACCTGTCAGGGGTTTTTTCCGGGGCCAACTTCAAGCTTCTAACGGTCACCGCCGTCATCGTCGCGGTGCTGCTGGTGTTCACCTACCGCTCCCCTATCCTCTGGGTCATTCCACTTCTGGTCATTGGTGTGGCGGACAGACTGGTCGCCGCAATGTATCCGCGCTTCCTCGACCTCATGGGGATGCAGTGGAATGATTCGACCGGTGGCATCCTCTCCGTGCTCGTCTTTGGTGCCGGAACGAATTACGCGCTCTTGCTGATTTCACGCTACCGGGACGAGCTCACCCACCACGATGACCGGTTCGAGGCGATGTCGCGCGCCTGGCTGCCCACGGTGAAGACTATCTGCGCGTCCGCGCTCACCGTGATCCTCGGTGTCCTCTGTCTTTTATTCTCCCAGACACCCACAACAAGGGCCCTCGGCGCCGCCGCCGCGTTTGGTGTGACGGTCGCGCTACTTTTCGGGGCTTTCGTACTCCCTGGTGTCCTAGTGCTGTTCGGCAGGTGGATCTTCTGGCCGCGCGCACCCAGGATAGAAGAGAGAGTAGAACACCGCCTGTTCGACCGGGTTGGCGGCTTCGTCCATGCGCGCCCGGCCACCATCCTTGCCACCGCCCTCGCCGCGCTCGGAGTGATGAGTCTCGGCACTCTCCAGGTGACCACCGGGTTGACACAATCCGACCAGTTCATCGATAAGCCTGAATCCATCAGCGCCGCTGAGGCACTTGGAGAAAAGTTCCCCGACGCATCTGCCACGCCCGCTGTTGTGTCCACCGATTTCCCTGATGAGGCCACCGCGGCGCTCGAGGCCGCCGGGCTCTCCGTCACACCAGCCGAGGGATCGCTGGAGGTCTCCGGGGGAGACACCGAGCAGGTTCGCCGGGCCCTGGACGGGATCGATGCGAGCGTAGGCGGGCCAGACGCGGAGCTGTTTGACACCGAAACCGCCGCGGGCGAAGATCGGCGCGTCATCTTTCCCGCGGTTCTCCTCTTGATCCTGCTCAGCCTTATCGTCATTCTGCGATCACTCGCCGCACCGCTAGTCATGACCGCCTCGGTCTTACTGACTAACGTCGCTGCTCTCGGGCTGGGCTGGTGGGTCTCGCACCACATCTTCGGTTTCGAGCGTTTCGATTCGAGCACTCCGCTCTATGCATTCGTCTTTCTCGTGGCCCTGGGAATCGACTACACGATCTTCCTGGTCACCCGCGCGAGAGAAGAGTCGGAGGAGTACGGCACCCCCGAGGCAATCCTTCGCGCTCTATCCAGCACCGGCGGGGTGATCACTTCGGCGGGCATCCTTTTGGCCGCCGTGTTCGCGGCCCTCGGCGTGCTCCCGCTCGTAGTGCTAGCGCAGATCGGCATCGTGATTTGTCTCGGTGTCCTCCTAGACACCCTTGTCGTGCGGACACTCGTGGTTCCGGCGGCCGTGCAGCTGCTCGGCGAGCGTTTCTGGTGGCCCGCACGCAACCACAGCGCACCGCGAGGCAGATAG
- a CDS encoding IS3 family transposase (programmed frameshift) produces MRARSSLSEHQREQLVECFEQGMSYGTAAKTLGVSKYAVRTLRRRFQLHGRLCLVEKPTKQQYSFDIKKEVVQRHLAGETRMDLAREFGLSSDQLVKDWSWKWRKGGDEALKPKPKGRPKGSAAPKRLTEEDKLRRQIARLEAENVYPKKIAGLEEPGTRLKVQAIVILKSHHRLEYLLDAAGIPRSTFFYHQKRLIEPDKHAVLKDAIRESFERNKHRYGYRRVLLDLRNQGWVVNHKLVYKLMHEMGLRAKIRQRRPYVSYAGTISHIADNKLDRKFTPDKPNTVFVSDVTEFRVAGRKIYLSPVMDLFDRSIVAHTVATSPSTAFTADSLSKAIAACAPEPGWMMHTDQGFQYQHSSWRNLIGDNGGVQSMSRKANCYDNAVMENLFGHVKTEMYHGEVFDTVEEFNQAIDEYIQWYNTERIQQRLQGLTPMQYRNQTREALTA; encoded by the exons TTGAGAGCACGAAGTTCGCTGAGCGAACATCAGCGTGAGCAGCTGGTGGAGTGTTTCGAGCAAGGCATGAGCTACGGAACCGCTGCCAAGACTCTTGGTGTCTCCAAATACGCCGTCCGTACGCTGCGTCGTCGGTTTCAGCTGCATGGCAGGCTATGTCTTGTGGAGAAACCGACTAAGCAGCAGTACTCGTTCGACATCAAGAAGGAAGTTGTCCAGCGCCACCTTGCCGGCGAGACAAGGATGGATCTTGCACGTGAGTTTGGCCTGTCGTCAGACCAACTCGTCAAAGATTGGTCCTGGAAATGGCGCAAAGGCGGCGATGAGGCGTTGAAACCGAAGCCGAAGGGCAGACCCAAAGGCTCGGCCGCACCGAAGCGGCTTACAGAAGAAGACAAGCTGCGCCGTCAGATCGCACGGTTGGAAGCGGAAAACGTGTATC CTAAAAAAATTGCGGGACTTGAGGAACCAGGGACGCGCCTGAAAGTTCAAGCGATCGTCATCCTCAAGTCGCACCACCGCTTGGAGTACCTCCTAGACGCCGCTGGCATCCCACGGTCGACATTCTTCTACCACCAGAAACGACTCATCGAGCCAGATAAACATGCTGTGCTCAAAGACGCGATTCGGGAAAGCTTCGAACGCAACAAGCATCGCTACGGCTACCGGCGAGTGCTACTTGACCTGCGCAACCAGGGCTGGGTGGTCAACCACAAACTCGTCTACAAACTCATGCATGAGATGGGTCTTCGAGCCAAGATCCGCCAACGCAGGCCTTATGTTTCCTACGCTGGGACAATCAGCCACATCGCTGACAACAAGCTCGACCGCAAGTTCACCCCGGATAAGCCAAACACCGTCTTTGTCAGCGACGTCACCGAGTTCAGGGTCGCAGGCCGCAAGATATACCTGTCACCGGTGATGGACTTGTTCGACCGCTCCATCGTCGCTCACACCGTTGCCACATCGCCGTCGACAGCCTTTACCGCCGATTCTTTATCCAAGGCAATCGCGGCATGTGCACCTGAACCCGGGTGGATGATGCACACCGATCAAGGCTTCCAGTACCAACATTCCTCGTGGCGCAACCTGATCGGCGATAACGGAGGTGTTCAGTCGATGTCGCGAAAAGCCAACTGCTACGACAACGCAGTCATGGAGAACCTCTTCGGGCACGTGAAAACCGAGATGTACCACGGTGAAGTCTTCGACACCGTCGAGGAGTTCAACCAAGCGATCGACGAGTACATCCAGTGGTACAACACCGAACGCATCCAACAACGACTCCAGGGCCTGACCCCGATGCAATATCGGAATCAGACCCGTGAAGCCCTCACCGCCTAG
- a CDS encoding organic hydroperoxide resistance protein → MTAAYTTEALSTGDGRNGRTVVQDSSLDFTMNAPKEMGGNGEGVNPEQLFAAGYAACFHSALKAVAKSKKADVTDSAVGARVTLNKGSEGFFLSVVLEVTIPGIAPEDAQALADAAHETCPYSKATRGNIDVTVTVAED, encoded by the coding sequence ATGACCGCCGCATACACCACCGAAGCGCTCTCCACTGGCGACGGCCGCAATGGCCGCACTGTAGTCCAAGACTCCAGCCTCGACTTCACCATGAACGCCCCGAAGGAAATGGGTGGCAATGGCGAGGGCGTTAATCCTGAGCAGCTCTTCGCTGCCGGCTACGCCGCCTGCTTCCACTCTGCGTTGAAGGCCGTGGCCAAGAGCAAGAAGGCTGATGTCACCGACTCCGCCGTCGGCGCGCGCGTTACCCTCAACAAGGGCTCCGAGGGATTTTTCCTCAGCGTCGTGCTTGAGGTCACCATCCCCGGCATCGCCCCGGAGGATGCCCAAGCGCTTGCCGACGCTGCCCACGAGACGTGCCCCTACTCGAAAGCCACCCGCGGGAATATCGATGTCACCGTCACCGTGGCGGAGGATTAG